TTAAACCCTGCTTGCTGGAGGGGGTGACCGGCTCCGGTAAAACCGAAGTTTACCTGCAACTGATCGCCAAAGCGCTGGCCGATAACAAACAGGTGCTGGTATTGGTACCGGAGATTGGCCTGACTCCACAAACCGTTGGCCGCTTCCGTGCTCGGTTTGATGTTCCGGTAGCACTGCTGCATTCTGGCTTGAATGACAGAGAACGCCTGCAAGGCTGGCGCCAGTGCCAGGAAGGCAAAGCACGCATTCTGATTGGTACCCGCTCGGCGATTTTTACCCCACTGCCGGATCTTGGTCTGATTATTCTCGACGAAGAGCACGACGCTTCTTTCAAGCAACAAGATGGTTTGCGCTATTCCGCCCGCGACTTCGCACTGGTGCGTGGCAGCAAAGCTCGAGTACCCGTAGTGCTTGGCTCTGCGACCCCGGCACTGGAAACCCTGCATAACGCAGTCACGGGTAAATACCTGCACCTGAAGTTATTACGCCGAGCCGGTAACGCCAAGCCGCCCGCAATGAAGCTACACAGTATTTTGCATCAGCCGCTTACCGCTGGTTTTGCCCAACCGGTGCTGGCGAAAATGCAACAACATCTCCAGAACGGCAAGCAAGTTCTGGTGTTTATCAACCGTCGTGGATTTGCACCGTTACTCGCCTGCCGACAATGTGGCTGGATGGCCGAATGCCGTCGCTGCGATGCGCGCTTAACCTTGCATCAACACCCTGCACACTTGCATTGTCACCACTGTGATTTTCAGCAAAGCATCCCTGACCATTGTCCGAGCTGCCACAGTACCGATATAGAACCCATCGGTCAGGGAACTGAAAAAGTCGAACAGCAACTGCAGGATTTATTTTCGGGGTTTCCGATACGCCGGGTAGATCGCGACAGCGTCCGCAGTAAACAGGCTTTCGATGAACTATTCGAAGAGATTCATAACGGCGGTCCCTGCATTCTGGTCGGCACCCAAATGCTGGCCAAGGGCCATCACTTTCCCGACGTTACCATGGTGGTAGTGCTCGACAGCGACTCTGGCCTATTCAGTGCTGATTTTCGTGGTATGGAACACAGCGCCCAACTGATTCTTCAGGTTGCAGGGCGTGCCGGTCGAGCCGACTCTCCTGGCGAAGTATGGATTCAGACTTTGTATGCTGATCACCCGCAATTAAATCTGTTATTGGACAGTGGTTATCACGCATTGGCGTTGTCTATGCTGCAGGCGCGTAATTCGCAACAATTACCACCCTACAGTTTTATGGCATTACTGCGCAGTGAATGCGAGGATCGTCATCAGGCACAACAGTTATTGCAACACGCTCGCGGTTTTATTCAGGAATTTCAGCGGCAGCACCACCAGCAACGCGACCGCCAGGGGTTACATTTGGCGCATGAGGGGGTGAATCTGCTTGGGCCTTTCCCTGCAATTATGGAGCGCCGTGCCGGACGCTTCCGTCAGCAGCTGCAGATTTTTGCCAAAGAACGGGCTGCACTGCACAGTGTCTCCGCGGCGCTAGTACAGTTTCTGGAACAGCAAAAAGGCTTCCACAAGGTACGCTGGCATCTGGACATTGACCCGCTCGACACGCTGTAGATTGACCTGACAGAACAATGGAAAGATGCAACGGCATCCATGCACAAAAGGGAACGTCTATACTGGGTCAAAACGCATCTTGTGTTCTAGCCGTCAGCCAGAGGCCACTATGGAATATCTCAGTTTTCGCCATGGAAAACAGTACTACGCCGTGCCAATCGAAAGTGTCCGCTTTATTACGGCCGACCATAATCTA
This sequence is a window from Saccharospirillaceae bacterium. Protein-coding genes within it:
- a CDS encoding primosomal protein N' translates to MSFFVVTIALPVPLRRNFDYLPVVGESREQYQPGQRIKAEFGRQLLTGIVMGTADQTEVPANKLKPLLERLDDKPLVDSQTLNLCQWLAGYYHHSLGEVLELALPAMLRRGCDLTEADEKVWLKQTNTSEPELKGAKQQSLWQLFQQQAQWAHKELTSRGYTLAQLKRLAELDLIQESEQLPLPAIAEQRSQPLPLNSEQQKAVDHIGRYFGGFKPCLLEGVTGSGKTEVYLQLIAKALADNKQVLVLVPEIGLTPQTVGRFRARFDVPVALLHSGLNDRERLQGWRQCQEGKARILIGTRSAIFTPLPDLGLIILDEEHDASFKQQDGLRYSARDFALVRGSKARVPVVLGSATPALETLHNAVTGKYLHLKLLRRAGNAKPPAMKLHSILHQPLTAGFAQPVLAKMQQHLQNGKQVLVFINRRGFAPLLACRQCGWMAECRRCDARLTLHQHPAHLHCHHCDFQQSIPDHCPSCHSTDIEPIGQGTEKVEQQLQDLFSGFPIRRVDRDSVRSKQAFDELFEEIHNGGPCILVGTQMLAKGHHFPDVTMVVVLDSDSGLFSADFRGMEHSAQLILQVAGRAGRADSPGEVWIQTLYADHPQLNLLLDSGYHALALSMLQARNSQQLPPYSFMALLRSECEDRHQAQQLLQHARGFIQEFQRQHHQQRDRQGLHLAHEGVNLLGPFPAIMERRAGRFRQQLQIFAKERAALHSVSAALVQFLEQQKGFHKVRWHLDIDPLDTL